DNA from Onychomys torridus chromosome 1, mOncTor1.1, whole genome shotgun sequence:
AAGATGTCCTCACTGGCTGGAGTCCATATTGTCTTCACTGTAGTGTTTTGCtattgtgtctttcctcaggaacATCTACTATATGGATACAGAACATAGACCAAGATTCATAGGCTTTCAATCATGAGTCCAAATCTTTTTTATCACCAAGTGACCCAAGTGACAGAGCATTCTGCACTCTCAATGTTCCACATGCAAGGAGCACTAAAATGGTGGAGAAGCTATATGTCTGCCTCTAACTTATCACTTTCAGTGTAGGAAAATGAGCAAGCAGGTGGCCCAAGTGGCAGAGCAATGCTAGACTCTCAATGTTTCACATGCATGGGGTCTTAAATGGTGGAGAAACTATATGTCTGCCTCTAACTTATCACTTTCAGTGTAGGAAAATGAGCAAGCAGGTGGCCCAAGTGGCAGAGCAATGCTAGACTCTCAATGTTTCACATGCATGGGGTCTTAAATAGTGGAGAAACTACATGTCTGCCTCTAAATTATCACACTTAGTGTGTAAACACAGACCAGTTTGACCTCTGCAAATGAAGCTCTGTACAAGAGTACAGAATGGACAGAGTAGTTCAAAGGACTGTTTTCCTCctattttgttgtggtttttctcAATTCTGTGGTCCTATGGGCCAGCTCATCCTCACCCTGAGGTCTGGAATAGTCACAATGCAATTCTAATCTGAGTATTGTTAGATTTCTAGAGTCAGTGAGGGTGAATCAAgagcatttccttttcttctgtcttagcGACCAAATCCATCTGTTATCTTACAGATGAATCTTCTACTCTAGCATCcgatgtaatttatttttaaatacaatgtTTCATGACCAAATCTACTTTGTTATTTAATACTTACTCTAAATTCTCAGTTCACATATCTTAAGCATAGAAAGATATACCATATATGGTAGCTGGGGAACACTCATTACATGAAAATGACCATATTGTATTTGAGACTATCCTTGGGAACATACAACACATGAATATCTGCTCACCCCATAAATGAAGCCTATGACAGACCAAGCTGATTGCATCAAAGTTTAAATAGATGAATTTATGAGTTAAATGAGATTACTAATAGCAGTATGGATGAGGGCTTATTTGCAGACGCAAAAGTTGACTCAAAGCATTAATGAAAGCACCCCTCAAAGTAGGTGATGATCATGAAAGCCAAAATCAGGGAGGTCTCTGCACAACTTGCAGGGAGCTAAACAGGTGTTACATATCTCCACTTAGAATTCTACAGGTTGAGTAGCTTACTGTTCCTACAGAACTGGGAAAGGCTGATCAGTCTTGCAAGTTTCATATGATGTTTGTTTAGCTCCTGTATCCCCTGATCATTTCTACCTCTCACATTGAAACAGGGATGCTTCAGTTCTGAGAAAATGGCTGTATAAATGACCCTGAAGAAGTGAAAATTGACACTCAGCTCTCAGGAATGAAGATggatcattaatttttttctgtatctttccGCAGGAAGTCATGACAAGCCTTCACTGTCTGCTTGGCCAAGCCATGTTGTTCCACTGGGACAACATGTGGATCTTAAATGTGACTATCATAAGGATCCTTACATATTAAAGCTGTACAAAGAACTTGGACCTCCTATCCCTCAGTTCCATGACAGAATAGTCCACAAAACCCTTCTCTTGGGTCCTGTGACACCAGAATATGGAGGAACCTACAGATGCTATAATTACAATCATCAGTACCCTAATGAACTGTCATCACACAGTGACCCGCTGCAGATCATAATTTCAGGTCAGAGATCATAATGGGAGTGAAATTTCATTTCCCCCAAAGCTCCTCATGTTTGAATTTTCAGAACGAGTTTTAGTCAGAGTCTCagcagtataaaggaatattcaaCACAGGGAAATGGACCCTATGGTGGGCATAACATAAACCCAAGGACATGCACTTTCTTGTGCCTAAGCCTTCATGACTGTTAAGGCAATGTTAAGGGGTGTTATATCAAAGATAAATTGGGCTTGAAGATAGAATTCAGACATTAAAAAGTTGATATCAGGATGGGAGATTATGCTGACTCTGTAGAACCACAATGGCTCATATACCAAATAAGGAAAATGCTGTTGTGGGCAGAACAAAGTATCATGAGGGAGATGCCCTACTGCTCATTCTGACAGTGGAGGAAGAGTCCAAGTGCTAAGAAATGCTTGAGATCTCTAGAAGCTGGAAGGAAAAAAGTAATGGATACTTCCCTAGTGATACCAGCAGTAAGGTATCTCTGTAGACAACtgatttattctgtttgtttcaaAATTCTGATCTTTACAACACTTGTGTTCTTTTTATAAATATCATTTGTTATGAAAGTGATTTGAAACTAATATAGAAATCCACATCAAGGGAAAATTGAAAACTTGGCAGGGATGTGCAGAGAGCAAAAAAAACcaagttggtttttttgttgttttttattgttgttgttttgttgggtttttttttttttttgcatcaacGTGGAGGAAACAATGCTCATGATGCTAGATCTGGAATGCCTTATAGAACTTTGAATAATAGAGAAGGTTAGAAGAGTTGCCCTGATATATCTACCTTCACTACAAATTCCCTTATCTTGCCAATTATTATACTTAGTCCAAAGTAGTATTAAAAGGTCTCatgattcaattcaacctggtagattcaatacaggcaggtccagtcccctccttccagactgagcaaagtgtccctgtgtaagcccaaggttccaaacagccagctcatgcactaaggataggtccaggtcccactgcctgggtgcctcccaaacagttcaagctattccattAGCTCACttatcctggaggagatggaaatggaggggaggggttcgGGGAAAGGTAGGGataggggcaggagggaggaggacaggggaacccatggctgatgtgtaaaaataaaacacaaatataataaataaaaaaggaggggaaaaaaaggtctCATGAAGGAGCATGACATAAAGTTTGCCAAGTTTCCCGAATTCCCCAAACATAGAAAGGAACAACAGGAACTGTGGTAGACGGTATCAGCAGATACATTCTCACAACAATCCATTGGGGAAATATTGTGCTGCTACTAGAGTCACAGAATTGGGAAAGGTTCAGAGAATGATGGGGAGTCTGTgtacaaaattaacacaaacaGAGACAAGGAAACTGGGACACTGACGGGAAGAACAGGTCAAGGGAGGAAAACAGATTTTCTTGGATGCATAGACTGGCATCAGGTTCATACTCACAATCTCCTTATTCCTAGGAATCTACAGAAAGCCTTTTTTGTTGGTCCTACAAACTTCCCTGGTAAAAGCAGGAGAGAAAGTGACCCTGGCGTGTCATTCAGAGATCATGTTTGGAACCTTCATTTTGACTtcacatagaaagaaaataataaaggctTCTTTTGAGCTTTCGGCAGAATCTCATCTTGGGAGGTCCCATGCAAACTTCTCAATAGGTCCTGTGACACCTGACCATGCTGGGACTTACACATGCTATGGTTCTTACAATCACACACCATATGAGTGGTCCGAATCCAGTGACCCTGTTGACATAAAGATCACAGGTAAGTGAGTGTTACGTACTGCTCATGCTCTCTGTGATACAGAGT
Protein-coding regions in this window:
- the LOC118591712 gene encoding LOW QUALITY PROTEIN: killer cell immunoglobulin-like receptor 3DL1 (The sequence of the model RefSeq protein was modified relative to this genomic sequence to represent the inferred CDS: substituted 2 bases at 2 genomic stop codons), with protein sequence MRAYLQTQKLTQSINESTPQRSHDKPSLSAWPSHVVPLGQHVDLKCDYHKDPYILKLYKELGPPIPQFHDRIVHKTLLLGPVTPEYGGTYRCYNYNHQYPNELSSHSDPLQIIISGIYRKPFLLVLQTSLVKAGEKVTLACHSEIMFGTFILTSHRKKIIKASFELSAESHLGRSHANFSIGPVTPDHAGTYTCYGSYNHTPYEWSESSDPVDIKITGLYKKPSLSALMGPVVMSGEKVTLSCISDHQFDMFHLSRDEVPQGHGLPAEQSHNGTFQAKFLVGPMIQKGNYRCYGSFRNSSHVWSSPSDPWYIPVTDNHRILHILIGLSVTMILVFLIILLYSXVLYYVGLITSVSXNAVIMDQDSEVRATLNRQDPERQGVQEVAYFEFDQMIFKQKLTTPNSQIPKKFSTDPSMYMEVRK